In a genomic window of Gemmatimonadota bacterium:
- a CDS encoding amidase family protein has protein sequence FPFNLTGNPAASIPCGFTKAGLPVGLQIVGRRFDDAGVLRASAAFEKMSPWQATKPAIG, from the coding sequence CGTTTCCCTTCAATCTGACCGGGAATCCCGCGGCTTCCATTCCGTGCGGGTTTACGAAGGCGGGCCTACCAGTCGGACTCCAAATTGTGGGACGACGGTTTGACGACGCCGGCGTGCTGCGCGCCTCCGCGGCGTTCGAGAAGATGAGCCCCTGGCAAGCGACCAAACCGGCCATTGGGTAG